The nucleotide window AAATGAGGGAGAGACTTTcaatttatagttgagctcccctcAAATCCAATGGTACAAATTGATTTACATCAACGACTAAGATTAGCTCCCATCTACAATTAAGAGTCTTAAggaatttaaactctatacaataTTATCCATTTAGAATTTATGCTAGTTTACCCTGGTAACTCTAGTTTTTATTGAAGTGTTTCACTAGGCCACCAAGGCTTCAAGTAGATGGGCTTCTCCACGGGTTCCATGAATTGGGCTAGTTCATGTGGGTCAAATGAGTCACATTTAATAAGTTGACCTCTATAAGGCATTTTGTGCGCAATAGTCACGGGCTTTGACATGTACCCATGACAATAAGATCAAATTAATACAAAGTACAATGAACAAAGTATCGAAAAGAACTAAACaaaatcagaaaatttttaaacaaaatccATACATGATATACACATAATGAAACTGGAAATTTACACATTACAATTACATATTATGAAACTcagaacttaaataattaataaccCAACACCGATATCCAACAATATCAAGTTGTCATCTGCAAACTTAAAACTTATAAATAGAAAAACGAAAATTTATTTGCAAGTttctaaaaatgaaaaattggATGGGTGTGCTTATGGAGTTGACATGGACTGAAAGGTCCATTACACAATTCCAGCCCATTTGTTTGACGGGCTTTCAATACAAAATCGACATTTTTAGGGCTTATATTCATGGTTGTTGAAAATTCAAGATTAAAATTTACTGGAGGAAATCTCATAATATAATCTGTCAAAAAATATTATTAGACCATAATATCTTAGATACATTATTATTGTGGGTGATGTGGGCAGCCTATTAACAACATTAGAAACCATATAATTAGAAAAAATTTTAGGGAGGTTTTTAGCTACTATAAGTTTAGCCAAGATTGTTAAGTATGGCATAGAAAACGGGCCATGATTTAAAGCAAAAGTGCAAAAGGGGAAGGGGACTTGACTTTGCGAACAAGGAGGAGAAGAGACGAGACGAGTCGTGTGGCACTGCCAGCCTTAAAATGGTGACGTGCGCCGACTAGCTTTTCCTTTTATCCCTCCATGCATGCCTCTCCTATCACTCATCTTTTCACTTAAACATGCACTTGGGTAGGCACTGTTCTTGAGTCTTTGACCCGCCCTAAACGTCTATTCTTTTAACCTTGTTAGTATTATTTATTTACCTTTGGGGAATGACTCCATTTTGATCCTTTCTCATTACCTTTTCTCTGTTTCTTCTCCCACAGTCCACTCATTCTCACCCTTTCTTAATTGCTAGGTCACTCAGGACACAGTGAGAGACAGATATGGAGGTCAGGGCAGAGTTCGTAAGTGTTGTTGTTTCTGGTCGTTGTTTGCTGGGTTGGGAAAAAGAAGGTTGGGTTTCTTGTTTAAGAAAGGCCATCATGTTCCATCTGACATGCTCAAAGACATTTGTGGGGAACATGCAAAAGTTTCAGATGTTGGGAAGCACAACTTCCCTCCCTATGTATGCACACATACCAAAATGCCTCTTTAAATTAGAAATCAATGGACACATGCCAATGGACTACATTTACTGGTCACTGCCTGCTACTACTTCAACTCTTACAACCATCATTCATGCCTTCTTCAGTAATGCTATGTGATATTTGATCATCAATACGACAGATGTCGAATTACAGACTTTTTTTCCGCTGACTCTAGTTAAAATACAATTTTGACAATCTCCTATAAGtttacatataaatattataGTTTGTTTATAAAAGAAAACCTTTTTTCCTAACAGCGCTACCTATTAAGGTAATTTGGACAACGAAAACATAGTTTAACATAGATATTACAATTAAAAAGTGATTTTGAAAAGTGTTATAGGAAAAAGTTCAATAAAGTGTAGTTTAGATTTTCTAAGTGATTAGTATTTCTATAAAAAAacaaatagattttgtaaatttaaaatgtttattttaatcTAAAAGTTGATGGCATCACATTATTAGTGTGAAagtatttgaaagttttaagttgatacaatatttagaattattcataattcattttaactcttaaataaaaagataaaacgTGATTCATGGTCGAACCCATGTCATCTTGCATCGAAAACAAAATCAATACCAACtaaattaagactcaatcgacattaattttatgatatataaaacaaaattttaaatgctTTTTAATTAACTAATATAAAGTTAATTACCTTTTAAGCCATTAATACTATAAATGGAAAGAAAAGCAAATTTATAATTTCCACCCTAAAGGGAATTTGCAAAAGTCGAAAGTAGTAATTTTCAGTTTTAATTTTGGATTAAAAAACCAATTTAAAGTTAAAAACTAAATTGATTTTAGTTAATTGATATCATTATTGTTATAATATAGAGAGTTTAAGTAATTATTATCCTCGGTGTTATAACAATAGAGTTGACTATTGTTGGTAATGGTAGTATAGCACGTAGATTCTCCTCCGGGTGCCTTACTATCAAACAGTATAGCAGTAAAGGGCTACAGTTGGACGCATGCTTAGATAAGGTTGATGGGAATTCTCatcgtttcttttcttttcttaagattttcctttctttttcccaaGATCAAGGAGTgagtataaaattaattaatgagagccattaaagaaaaatgacgtacttgtttttttttcttctgaTTTTGCATCAGAAAGAATGCAAAAAGAACATTCATTAATTGAACAAACATCTCATCTGTCCATACCAGACAAACAATTTCACTTTCGATTAATAAATTACGATTTTCAATCCAAGTAAACTACCTGTTATGATGATCCTGGTCTTGACAGTTAACGCATAAAAAATATTCGTGGAAAAGCTGATGACAGATTGTTTAAATCAAAAAGtaaggttatatatatatttgctaaaacattaattttagtCTTAATATCAGTATAATATGCCTTGAACTTTGACACCTGGTGGATGATGGATGAGAAAGCGATGGGGAAGGAAAAGAGAGAATCTTGCAGTTGTAgagataaaatagaaaaaaaggaaCAGAAGATAAGTAAATAATGCAACCCAGATGATGAAATAAGATACATAAATTGGAGCCACAATACCACCATTGCACTTAAAGATGCCCCAGTCGAAGATCTAGATCTAAAACCTCCTTTGTATCTCCGAACCCTGTAGCCAAGTCTAAACCAGTAACCCCACCGACCTCAAGCTTATAATTTGGTGCATGCACCTTCAAATTTTCAACCCCAGCTGGGAAGGGTGTCATGGTATTCTCCTGTGACAAATCTCCAAGTTGAGGGTTCAGAGGCTTTTTTGGGTTTTCCCCATAGGTTAGAACTGAAGACGAAGGAGTGGGGAAGAGTGGAGAAAGCAAGGAATGATGGGGATAGACAGAGAAGTCATCAGATGGAGAAGAAGAATTAATAGGGTTAGGGTTAGGGTAATTAGGGTTTGAGCTGGGTTTATTAGGGTTCTGGGATTCTAAAACCCATGAAGAAAACAATCTCAACCTGGCTCTATCCTTCCTATGAACATTCATATGACCTCCAAGGGCTTGAGCTGACCTGAATTCTCTCTTGCAAAAGGTACAAGTATAATATTTTGCGGGCCATGGTGACTTACAACATGAGTACTGCTCACCCTCCAACTCCACCAAGTCCAACCTGTTAAACTCCCAATTGCCCATCTTGCTTGTACTCCAATCACTCCTTTCCATGCTTGCTTCTGTATtctaaaaacatttaaaaagaaaagagagtaagATTAAAAAGTAAAACCCCCAAAAATGTTGGTTTAACTGATTAGAAAAAAGCCGTAAGAAGAAGACAGAAAGTGAATCAAAATTTACAGAGAAAAAGAAAGCGAACGTACTGATGATCGATCTGCGAGAGATACAGTTAAGTTAAAGCAGGTGAGACGAATTGGGCAAGTATTATATCTGCTTTATAGATAGCCGCTACTGAAATTCTATGCGCCACAAACAAATCATATTTATTCTATTAAATTAAATGTGCTCACCAGCAAATGTTGGTTCTACTTCTGGATATTAATTACTTGGCTGAtatatcaacccacccattttAACCCCCAAAATGGCAATTTATGGCGATGTGTACTGAAAATGCATATAGCTTTAGTTATCTATActataattaattttgaattgttttaaaaaaaaagtatttaTATATGTTGATAGAAGTCTACAATAAAAGAGGAGATAAAGAGGAGAAGGTGGTGGTGATATAAAGATCGATTCACCTATATAGATAAAGATTCCGAAAATAAGGGCAGTAGGAGAGAAGTAAGGTGGCTACGAAGGTGAGGGAAATTGAGTGTTGTATGTAAATGCTTAATGTTGTTGAGAGGGTAAAACTCATTCTTTCATTGTTCTTTTAGGTATTTATAGAGGAAGGTCTCATGCCTTATCCTATGCTTGGTGGTGCCACATCATAAACAAATACGAGTGGTGGTCCACTCGTGTGGTCGACTAGGTAATAGGCCAATTGCCCTCAATTGTAGTATTGCTCTAACATTCCCTTAGCTGAAGTAATACGAAGTTGTTATGTCCCAATGGTCCCCTCTTAATGGTAAGTGTGTTCCCACTAAAAAACAAGTAGTCTAATAACGAGTAGAGTGCACGGGTGGCTGGTCAACTAGTGACTAGCTAGGCATATATGGAAATCCGTAAAGGTTATACAACATATATATTTCCTCatcaagtgaattttattaaataaaaaaaagtgtaTGAAACAACACCATAATTGCAAAGCATGAGATCACCTCAAAATATATGTTCAAACCAATACCAAAGATctcaaaataaaaaacataaaaaaaaaaacccacacTAGATGAAAAATTAGACAACTCAAAACAAATACAACTCCAAACATTCAGAAAGATAGCATTAATAAATAGCCTTTGATAATCTTTTTTCCTTTCTTGCATCTAAGTTGTTGAAACATTGGTTGCCTGTACTATTACCTTGTTCTATTTCATGTTAAAATAATAGATAAAACAACTAGTTTTTGGAACAATGAAAGTTTTCGTGTTTGGTTGAcatatttgacttattcaattaATATGgtttatttctaaaatattaCTAACAAATGAAAGAGAATTTCATGCAAGAGTATGTTATGATATTCTTATCTTTTTTATTGACTTGGAGAAGAAAGGAGTAGAGTTTGAGTTGGTGAAGAATTCTATCCTTATCTTTCAAGAGAGTTTAAACTTATTGGAAGGTCGAATTATGAACAGCCTTATTTGATAAATAGTTAAGAtaatttatttgataaaattaacttttaaattGAAGACAAAGTCTTATAGAAATTCGGCTCAAAAGACTCTTAAAGATGCCCATAAATAGGCAGTAATACTGCACATTGAAGGCATGGTTCTTAAGTGTCTAAGTCGAGTATTTTGTTGAGTTTTCTTGTTTTTTTTGTTTGACACTCTTATAGGTATTATTTGGAGAgttctattatttttatgtgaGGATATTTTGGGGAGAATGATTTTAACGATTGTGTTCAACATTAGGGTTGCCATTATCTGTTGTTGTAACAATAGATATTAGGTTTAATCTAATAGGTGATCCAGTGCAATTGTTGAATATAATCATTCTTTAAGCAAGGCTTTGTAGAGTAAAATTAGTAAATCTGAATTACATTAACAAATATTGCTTATTGATTCTCTCCTTaccttactcttttttttttttaatattatcttATATTATTTGTTCCAACTCAAAGTTGCACCTATTCCAACAATAGTTTAAACATTAAATTGGAACTTTTGCAAACTAAAAGCCTTTTCACAAGTCAAAATCGTTGCAGCAAAACACAAATTCAAGATATCCTTCTTCCACTATTGACCGCCTATAAACGCACTATCATTTATAGTTTAAATATAACACcaaaaaatataagaattaaGAACGGCGATGTTCGCAAGTTCacaagtcaaattgtaatatagttgtaCAACGAAATACTAGAAGTATTTCGAGTATATTACCCAAGGGAGGatggaataaataatgaaaatatttttacaataacaaATCTAAGTAGTAGTAATTATTTCTTATATTACGATtaaccataaaatagattaattagaataaaaataaataaataaataaaaagatataAATAACGAGAAATAAACAAACGAGCTAAATCGATAAACCAATCAGAAAGATTAGCTTGCTTCAGGGTTTGTAACTAACTTCAAATTAGAGTTTTAGAGTGGATTAGTAACTGATTAACTAATTATTACCTCCCGGCATCTAATTAACTAATTGTTTGGTTGATACTcgcttatctctcgacctcaatTTCTCAACCATGATAAATTACGATTTACTTGGTTCGACTTATCTCCCGACCTTGTCTAGCCTATGATAACTTattagggttgtcaagcctaacagtttaagaacacataatttataACAACTAATCGCTCTCAAGAAATCTTAAATCCTCCGTTAATCACATTCCCATCCACTTGTTAATCTCCCCTAAGGAATTTAGCCACTCATGCTATTCATAATCTAAACTTCGATTAAACAAATCAATTAAAAAACACAATTGatttgaagaagaaaagagattTGAATAATCGTAGAGTCAATATTGAATAGGGAATGAAGTAGCAAATATCTCAATTGgaatacaaaaataaaatgaatgcaaaggaaaaacaaaaactaaatactttaattaaataaacaagttCTTGAATCCAAAttgattgaagaagaaaaacaagTTATGAAAAGCCAAAATGAAAATAACTACAACTACTTCTAAACTACGAGGGTTTTTGAAGGTGTCTAGGACGACTTTATTACATTCAACCCGTAATCTTATTTATAGAGGTGTTGGTAGCCCAAATTAGGTCCTCAGCACGTTCTAGGTCTTTGTATAAGTTTGATTGCTAGGACGAAAATAAACCTGAAATACTTGGGCAACACGTCAGCCTAGTGTCGCGCCACACCCATTGAGTGGTGTGACATGACACCTAAATACTTCCTTGTGTCATTCGTTCTGTGATTTGACGTCCTAGAAAGCTTGAGCCTCACTCGACCCTTGCTTCCACTCAATTAGACCTTTATATCTCCATCCTACACACTCAATTGGACTAAATAGCACAACCTAAGGCCCATGTCGGCCTATTAGGTCACAACACCTacaaaatgtgttaaaaacacttatttttattaacttttaatcATAATCCTAATTAttgaaaacataaattaaaatccTAAATTGCTTAGAAAACAAGATCCTTAAGTGTAGAATTGACCCGAATTAACAACTACATTTGATGACAGGTCAACTATCAAAGATGAAACGCCGTCCATGATATCATACCATTAGCTTTACCCATATCAACAATTATGTAAAGAATCCCAAAATAGACCAAGAATGtaatattcataaaaaaaaaaaacaatgacgTGCAGGTCAAACACATAACATCATGCAACATTTAATAGCAACCAAAATAGCTAAGAAACCAACCAAAATCACCAAGCCAAAAATAACCATACTAGAACTAGCTTAGGTGATGTTGTGCTCAAGGATTAGGACCTATGAAAGGAAATATCAATGAAACAAAAAATGCCCAAATCTTTCATAAATGATCAATAACAAACTTTATATGCCCTTTTTGCTGACCAATATTTGACCACACCTTACTCACCACTAGTCATTTCCCTACACAAGCTTAAATCAACCATTAGACTCCCAATGACACAAATTTTCCAATTTAGGtctcaaaagaaataaaatgcaAGAAAAATATTATTAGTTCTAAAatctaaaaatcaataaaaaaaattaaagactcGTAAATTGCTTGAGAACAAGCTCATTAAGTATTTGAGAGAGTTGAATTTGACATGCCAAATTACGATAGATTATGTATTGCTCCCCCAAACTTTGATAATCCTCAAACGACATTATATCTTACCAATATTTGCAAACCTCTAAAGTGTACATGGCCTAGTTGTTGGATCCGgtaccctaagtgtagtattttcatctaagtacacttgtaatttttttgaacaaatttattaataaaattattcatgaattaaattaatatactttgtattattGTCCTTAAATGGTTTTTGCGTGCAAAGCAAACTAGAAGCAAATATTGCTCATTGATTCTCTATTGTTTAAACTGATACTAAGAGGTATTACGTGGTCGGACCGTAGTATAGAAAGACAAattgtattagtagacgaacctaaacatgtccttagtctaatcgaaaacgAGCAAGCAGATTGAAAGACTTATATCTtgtctatcaagtctaattgggAAGATGCCTTGTTTTGGACATCAGAGCAGATGAcacccaaaagatagagacatagatgtgattgactAGACTGACAGTACATTGGATAGGACCCAAGCAGAATAAATCTTGAATCCCTTTAtgtatttattcacttgtgacattatAGTATGAcgtacctaaatcctgagtggatgacggactatgtatgcgtgactcataTACTTTTATATAAGTAAAAGCCCAAGCTCAAATAGATAaagaattcatagcccaaaacatgggtaaatgatatcctctcactggCATTATacggttgatgaaaagtaaacgtagcCACAAGTCGTccatctttgtgatggatgacttgatcaccatttgatagtgattgacttttcatgaaggaagatgtaatggttaccatgagataaaataggatcatattgggagaacgaatattatcctaaagagatcaaggatatcctataagggtaacacacttatgacaaggtcattggatgagcactaAGTAGCTGCTTTAGTAATGGTATGCCATTGGGGAAAGCTCAATCACGATACTTtagtggaatgatttcgtgactaaatgagtttataaataATAGATGAAAAGCCTAAACTTAACTATAATTCATTTTAGCTTCAACTTCATATGTCCAATCGACCCTTACGCTAGCTCGTTGAAAACATAAATGAATTGTGTGTTTAAATAAAAATGAACGAATTGAATAGAAAAAGAGGAATGGGAGACATtcaggaatgattatggttttttcTAAACTGGataaatggaatcatttggaaatgaatgtaagtttccaaaaatagaaatgaaaatggaCATGGAAATTTgcaatcctatataggattacttaaaaaaataatggaagaatgaatttatgtttttggactgttTTAAAgttcgaaaataaaaataaaccattCGATCATAGTGGacatgttgagttgtgacatAATGAatgaattttctcaaaattttactaaggGTAAAATCGTTAAAATTTTACTTGAGTAAAATtgagatgagaaaattatttaatatgtaaatattaaagtttattttggaaaatagaaaaattgaatcggGTTGGATCACATTACATAGTACTAGGTTAAAAAGGCTCAGGAAATACTCATAATTGGACCTGATGTGAGAAAGGCCTAAAACCCTTCATATAACAGTGGCAACCCTAGTAGAAATACAAGGGTGAGTCGTTCAACCCTCTCCTACTCTAAGTAGgatgttatttttctatttaaaataaacctTTACAACTTTACACGAGTTCTACATTCTCTTCATATAAATAGATGGCATCAGTAGAGCTATTAACACTGCTTTTGGGAGATTGTTATTTtgttgaaaaataaagaaaatttattctcaacttttaaatatattttttaagaaTAAAATATTTACTGATTTCTAtcaaagaagagagaatttcagTTTTTACACTAaaaagaaaactttttctagtta belongs to Gossypium arboreum isolate Shixiya-1 chromosome 7, ASM2569848v2, whole genome shotgun sequence and includes:
- the LOC108486591 gene encoding zinc finger protein 11-like, which translates into the protein MERSDWSTSKMGNWEFNRLDLVELEGEQYSCCKSPWPAKYYTCTFCKREFRSAQALGGHMNVHRKDRARLRLFSSWVLESQNPNKPSSNPNYPNPNPINSSSPSDDFSVYPHHSLLSPLFPTPSSSVLTYGENPKKPLNPQLGDLSQENTMTPFPAGVENLKVHAPNYKLEVGGVTGLDLATGFGDTKEVLDLDLRLGHL